The Microcaecilia unicolor chromosome 6, aMicUni1.1, whole genome shotgun sequence genome includes a window with the following:
- the SLC25A25 gene encoding calcium-binding mitochondrial carrier protein SCaMC-2 isoform X2, whose product MLCLCLSVPLLDDSHGKVEYFESQGLPSELKSIFRLSLFLPSKELSTYRQWRQKIVKAGDKDLDGQLDFEEFVHYLRDHEKKLRLVFKSLDKKNDGRIDAQEIMQSLRDLGVNISEQQAEKILKSMDKNGTMTIDWNEWRDYHLLHPAENIPEIILYWKHSTIFDVGENLTVPDEFTVEERQTGMWWRHLVAGGGAGAVSRTCTAPLDRLKVLMQVHASRNNKMCIVGGLTQMIQEGGFKSLWRGNGINVLKIAPESAIKFMAYEQIKRLMGSDQETLRIHERFVAGSLAGAIAQSSIYPMEVLKTRMALRKTGQYSGMLDCGKKILFKEGVTAFYKGYIPNMLGIIPYAGIDLAVYETLKNAWLQRFAINSADPGVFVLLACGTISSTCGQLASYPLALVRTRMQAQASIEGSPQVTMMGLFKHILKTEGPFGLYRGLAPNFMKVIPAVSISYVVYENLKITLGVQS is encoded by the exons ATGCTTTGTCTCTGCCTTTCTGTACCGTTGCTCGATGACTCCCACGGCAAAGTCGAATACTTTGAGTCCCAAGGACTCCCTTCGGAGTTGAAGTCAATTTTCCGACTgagcctttttctgccgtcgaaGGAGCTATCTACCTATCGCCAGTGGCGTCAG AAGATCGTGAAAGCGGGTGACAAAGACTTAGATGGCCAGCTTGACTTTGAAGAATTTGTTCATTATCTTCGAGATCATGAAAAGAAACTGAGGCTGGTCTTTAAGAGTCTGGATAAAAAAAATGATG GTCGCATTGATGCCCAGGAAATCATGCAGTCTCTCCGGGATCTTGGTGTGAACATCTCCGAACAGCAAGCTGAAAAAATTCTCAAAAG CATGGATAAGAATGGAACAATGACTATTGACTGGAATGAGTGGAGGGACTATCACCTGTTGCATCCAGCTGAAAACATTCCCGAAATCATTCTTTATTGGAAGCACTCTACT ATATTTGATGTTGGAGAGAATTTGACTGTCCCCGATGAGTTCACAGTAGAAGAGAGACAGACTGGTATGTGGTGGAGACACTTGGTTGCAGGTGGAGGAGCCGGTGCAGTCTCTCGAACTTGCACAGCACCGCTGGACAGGCTGAAGGTGCTCATGCAG GTGCATGCTTCCCGCAATAACAAGATGTGTATTGTTGGTGGCTTAACCCAGATGATCCAAGAAGGTGGCTTCAAATCACTTTGGCGTGGAAATGGCATTAATGTCCTGAAAATTGCACCAGAGTCTGCCATCAAATTCATGGCTTATGAGCAG ATAAAACGGCTTATGGGCAGTGACCAAGAGACACTACGAATCCACGAGAGGTTTGTGGCCGGGTCTCTGGCAGGAGCCATTGCACAAAGCAGCATATATCCAATGGAG GTCTTGAAGACTCGTATGGCACTGCGGAAGACAGGGCAGTATTCTGGCATGCTAGACTGTGGCAAGAAGATCCTTTTCAAAGAGGGCGTGACTGCGTTTTATAAAGGATACATCCCCAACATGTTGGGAATCATTCCATATGCTGGCATTGATTTAGCTGTGTATGAG ACATTAAAGAACGCCTGGTTGCAGCGCTTTGCCATTAACAGTGCTGACCCTGGAGTCTTCGTTCTCCTGGCCTGTGGCACCATCTCAAGCACCTGTGGACAACTGGCCAGTTACCCACTAGCATTAGTAAGGACACGCATGCAGGCTCAAG CATCGATAGAGGGTTCACCGCAGGTGACAATGATGGGACTCTTCAAACATATCCTGAAAACAGAGGGACCTTTTGGTCTTTATCGGGGTTTGGCTCCCAACTTCATGAAGGTGATTCCTGCTGTCAGCATCAGCTATGTAGTATACGAGAACTTGAAGATTACCCTGGGAGTGCAGTCCTGA